The proteins below are encoded in one region of Campylobacter rectus:
- a CDS encoding 4Fe-4S dicluster domain-containing protein: MKEQNSRRTFFKYLASGTAALGAASAFGKSINLDAEAKEGGKKPHYGMIFDQNKCVGCTDCEIACRKVNLVPKGQMRLFIQDKTDPLNLKEKRYVRVSCQQCQDAPCVSVCPTKACHKDEKTGITTMNTDDCIACKYCIVACPYDVRFINHETRAAESCNFCLDTNLKDGHEPACIEACRYEAIVFGDLNDEESHISKLLRVKDSLRMHPECGTKPSLRYIPAVRLGV; encoded by the coding sequence ATGAAAGAGCAAAATTCAAGAAGGACGTTTTTTAAATACCTAGCCTCGGGCACAGCCGCACTCGGCGCGGCTAGCGCGTTTGGCAAGAGTATAAATTTAGACGCCGAAGCGAAAGAAGGCGGGAAAAAGCCGCACTACGGTATGATATTCGATCAAAACAAATGCGTGGGCTGTACCGACTGCGAGATTGCGTGCAGGAAGGTAAATTTGGTCCCGAAAGGCCAGATGAGGCTTTTTATCCAGGACAAAACCGATCCGCTAAATTTGAAAGAAAAGCGCTATGTCAGGGTATCTTGTCAGCAGTGCCAGGACGCACCGTGCGTGAGCGTGTGCCCGACTAAAGCCTGTCACAAGGACGAAAAAACCGGCATCACGACGATGAACACCGATGATTGCATCGCCTGTAAATACTGCATCGTCGCCTGTCCTTACGACGTGCGCTTTATAAATCACGAAACAAGAGCCGCAGAGAGCTGCAACTTCTGCTTGGATACGAATTTAAAGGACGGTCACGAGCCGGCCTGCATCGAGGCGTGCAGATACGAGGCGATCGTGTTTGGCGATCTAAACGACGAAGAGTCGCACATCAGCAAGCTACTTCGCGTAAAAGATAGCCTGCGCATGCATCCTGAGTGCGGCACGAAG
- a CDS encoding FKBP-type peptidyl-prolyl cis-trans isomerase N-terminal domain-containing protein: protein MQFKFYKRLFPAICIAASCALCVSAAEKEAMTQTQKESYGIGFSTGTYIANQLVKQEKLGVKFDANSLIEGFMDAFRKEQKLKDEDIISLLNERDERLDKLTQIAQKQALETNLKNGKEFMAKNAKNKKVKTTKSGLQYEVLALGDGDKPKRESIIVANYKAYLIDGTVFEDTGDNKTPAHLSMINLIDGLQEGLLMMNGNSKYKFVIPPELGYGDEDIESVPPGSTLVFEIELIKALKPGELAGEAKKLSETQPRNFHGAHSHGNSVSR, encoded by the coding sequence ATGCAATTTAAATTTTATAAACGTCTATTTCCTGCCATTTGTATCGCGGCCAGTTGCGCTTTGTGCGTAAGTGCCGCCGAAAAAGAGGCGATGACGCAAACTCAAAAAGAATCATACGGTATCGGATTTTCAACGGGAACTTATATCGCAAATCAACTGGTAAAACAAGAGAAACTAGGCGTCAAATTTGACGCAAATTCCTTGATTGAAGGCTTTATGGACGCCTTTAGAAAAGAGCAAAAACTAAAAGACGAAGATATTATTTCGCTTTTAAACGAGCGCGACGAGAGATTAGACAAGCTAACCCAGATCGCTCAAAAACAAGCGCTTGAGACAAATTTAAAAAACGGTAAAGAATTTATGGCCAAAAATGCCAAAAACAAAAAGGTCAAAACGACCAAATCCGGACTTCAATACGAAGTTCTAGCCCTCGGCGACGGCGATAAGCCAAAGCGCGAGAGCATCATAGTAGCGAACTACAAAGCGTATTTGATAGACGGCACGGTGTTTGAGGACACCGGCGACAACAAAACGCCGGCCCATCTATCTATGATAAATTTAATAGACGGCTTACAAGAAGGGTTACTTATGATGAACGGCAACTCAAAATACAAATTCGTCATCCCGCCGGAGCTTGGATATGGAGATGAGGATATAGAGAGCGTGCCTCCGGGCTCGACGCTCGTGTTTGAAATCGAGCTGATAAAAGCATTAAAGCCGGGCGAACTAGCCGGCGAAGCAAAGAAGCTAAGCGAAACTCAGCCGCGAAATTTTCACGGCGCGCATAGCCACGGAAACAGCGTAAGCAGATGA
- a CDS encoding cytochrome c3 family protein — translation MRNFSNVLLGLLMGVSIFASQACCEEHNMQMSQSARDVIANPKGTLQSRGVISLQDYILEEQEMYDWLFKNHPIFTKYGGKTVGKLSVHDRGLEWLAEGHGFDMSKASKREGGKGLSSMMYRIPAASSLQFPNKFIGPEKCGECHPAQYEVWSRSRHATTIRFPGEHPEVNNNLTDPVFSPDTASILPQGITPDVIYATVGHLRTKLGFVDAWLLRGTYHIEGGNLKDGTGKVVAGGNQFQRTWALNLTPEVVKKIKEFVPEFPETLEEYGDNGGYVRGLASYAAKYKKSMFFQANGSYCEVCHPFKFDFKTKKEFYAALGNAKELRKHTISKGISCEECHGAGGHLDGATSFRTSNCERCHQRFNYSPDLARANPLNNGKPDLSLSSKFKSMGPGCGSEGSQSYFTAHYDKGMRCTTCHDPHDNTGPVVGDKTIKGVNYNSEQGYLSALYTKPKIRKDCKDCHKEQAYIAARADTHKDNTCASCHMPFMMSCENFYAIQFQDNAGFDTQRRSHIWKIDIDPTRKTLVPGDAAKGPRDTKDWHFQRDKNGHNFVDLMWACARTSWADKDMQDTKGCHSPVVSELKPTLHFKNQKQVYDEVMGWQNPVKNDFSQVKIGIEGIYAILETKKLGSTDKTRVYELIEKAQDTIDLLQKDGSWGMHGFKYTKQRLDASKEYIKEAQRIINNNL, via the coding sequence ATGAGAAATTTCAGTAATGTCTTACTCGGTTTACTCATGGGCGTTAGCATCTTCGCATCGCAAGCCTGTTGTGAAGAGCATAACATGCAGATGTCCCAAAGCGCGCGAGATGTAATCGCGAACCCCAAGGGCACACTGCAAAGCAGAGGCGTCATATCCTTGCAAGACTATATCTTGGAAGAGCAAGAGATGTATGACTGGTTATTTAAAAACCACCCTATTTTTACAAAATACGGCGGTAAAACGGTCGGTAAGCTTAGCGTTCACGACCGCGGACTGGAGTGGCTTGCCGAAGGACATGGCTTTGATATGTCAAAGGCCAGTAAAAGAGAGGGCGGTAAAGGCCTCAGCTCTATGATGTATAGGATACCTGCAGCTTCTTCGCTTCAGTTTCCGAATAAATTCATAGGTCCCGAAAAGTGCGGCGAGTGTCACCCGGCTCAATACGAAGTATGGAGCAGATCGCGCCACGCCACCACTATCCGCTTTCCGGGCGAGCACCCGGAGGTTAATAACAACTTAACCGATCCGGTATTTAGTCCGGACACCGCGTCTATCTTGCCTCAAGGCATTACTCCGGACGTCATTTACGCAACCGTCGGACACTTAAGAACCAAATTAGGCTTTGTCGATGCATGGCTACTACGCGGTACTTACCACATCGAAGGCGGTAATCTAAAAGACGGTACCGGTAAAGTCGTAGCCGGCGGTAACCAATTCCAAAGAACATGGGCGTTAAATTTAACCCCTGAAGTCGTCAAGAAAATCAAAGAATTCGTCCCGGAATTCCCCGAAACTCTTGAAGAATACGGCGATAACGGCGGTTACGTAAGAGGTCTAGCCTCATACGCCGCTAAATACAAAAAGTCGATGTTTTTCCAAGCAAACGGCTCTTACTGCGAGGTTTGCCACCCGTTCAAATTCGACTTTAAAACCAAGAAAGAATTTTATGCCGCTCTCGGTAATGCTAAAGAGCTTCGAAAGCACACGATCTCTAAAGGCATAAGCTGCGAGGAGTGTCACGGAGCCGGCGGTCACCTTGACGGTGCTACGAGTTTTAGAACCTCAAACTGCGAACGCTGCCACCAAAGATTTAACTATAGCCCTGATCTTGCTCGCGCTAATCCGCTAAACAACGGTAAGCCCGACCTATCTCTAAGCTCTAAATTTAAATCAATGGGACCGGGATGCGGATCAGAGGGTTCTCAATCATACTTCACCGCTCACTATGATAAAGGTATGCGCTGCACCACTTGCCACGATCCTCACGACAACACAGGTCCGGTCGTAGGCGATAAGACGATTAAAGGCGTAAACTACAACTCAGAGCAAGGCTATCTAAGTGCGCTTTACACTAAACCAAAGATTAGAAAAGACTGCAAAGATTGCCACAAAGAGCAAGCTTATATCGCCGCAAGAGCCGATACGCATAAGGACAACACTTGCGCATCTTGCCATATGCCGTTTATGATGAGCTGCGAAAACTTCTACGCTATCCAGTTCCAAGACAACGCGGGATTTGATACTCAAAGAAGATCTCACATCTGGAAGATCGATATCGATCCTACTCGCAAAACTCTAGTCCCGGGCGACGCTGCTAAAGGACCGAGAGATACGAAAGATTGGCACTTCCAAAGAGATAAAAACGGACACAACTTCGTCGATCTTATGTGGGCGTGCGCTAGAACATCTTGGGCGGATAAAGATATGCAAGATACAAAAGGTTGCCACAGCCCTGTCGTTTCAGAGCTAAAACCTACCCTTCACTTCAAGAACCAAAAACAGGTTTATGACGAAGTAATGGGATGGCAAAATCCTGTTAAAAACGACTTCTCTCAAGTCAAGATCGGCATCGAGGGAATTTACGCTATCTTAGAGACTAAGAAACTAGGTTCTACCGATAAGACAAGAGTCTATGAGCTAATCGAAAAAGCGCAAGACACTATCGACTTGTTACAAAAAGACGGCTCATGGGGTATGCACGGCTTTAAATACACCAAACAAAGACTTGACGCTTCTAAAGAATACATCAAAGAAGCTCAAAGAATCATAAACAACAATTTATGA